The Gammaproteobacteria bacterium genome window below encodes:
- the ntrC gene encoding nitrogen regulation protein NR(I), whose amino-acid sequence MMKTSKVWVIDDDQAIRWVLERAFQKAQIPVMTFESAITAIHELESDTPSAILADVRMPGMDGFEFLEQIKSVHPDLPIIIMTAHSDLQSAVGAYQKGAFEYLPKPFDVDDAVELTKRACMAANEEIVTHKQEESVDELPEIIGESPAMQEVFRVIGRLSNSNVTVLINGASGTGKELVSHALHENSPRAQSPFIALNMAAIPRELLESELFGHEKGSFTGAHSQRKGRFEQANGGTLFLDEIGDMPADLQTRLLRVLSDGNFYRVGGHQPIKADVRIIAATHQNLEARVLNGDFREDLFHRLNVIRVVLPTLRERKEDIPALLQHFMKASAKELETNVKNVSDEVIEYLSALTWPGNIRQLENVCRWLTVMASSNEIRMQDLPAEMLKDEMSVTDIASWQALLREWADQELSKGNESILDRAMPEFESIMIKAAMRKTNGKRQEAAKLLGWGRNTLTRKIQELDLFQS is encoded by the coding sequence ATAATGAAAACATCAAAAGTTTGGGTGATAGACGATGATCAGGCTATACGCTGGGTATTAGAACGGGCATTTCAAAAAGCACAGATCCCTGTGATGACTTTTGAATCAGCCATTACTGCAATTCACGAACTTGAAAGTGATACCCCTAGTGCCATTCTTGCCGATGTGCGCATGCCGGGTATGGATGGCTTTGAGTTTTTAGAGCAAATAAAGTCTGTCCATCCAGATTTGCCGATCATAATTATGACTGCACACTCTGATTTACAAAGTGCGGTGGGAGCATATCAAAAAGGTGCGTTTGAATACTTGCCTAAACCATTTGATGTGGATGATGCAGTAGAGCTAACTAAAAGAGCATGCATGGCTGCAAACGAAGAAATAGTCACTCATAAGCAAGAAGAATCGGTTGATGAATTGCCAGAGATCATTGGTGAATCACCTGCTATGCAAGAAGTGTTTCGCGTGATTGGCAGATTATCCAATTCAAATGTAACGGTATTAATTAATGGTGCATCTGGAACGGGTAAAGAGCTTGTCTCACATGCATTGCATGAAAATAGTCCCCGTGCACAAAGCCCATTTATTGCACTAAATATGGCTGCAATACCACGCGAGTTATTAGAGTCTGAATTATTTGGCCATGAAAAGGGGTCATTTACGGGTGCGCATTCCCAACGTAAAGGACGTTTTGAACAAGCGAATGGAGGAACATTATTTTTAGATGAAATTGGCGACATGCCCGCTGACTTGCAGACCCGTTTATTGCGTGTGTTATCAGATGGAAATTTTTATCGGGTTGGCGGACATCAACCCATAAAAGCCGATGTGCGAATTATTGCAGCAACGCATCAAAACCTCGAGGCAAGAGTGCTTAATGGCGACTTTCGTGAAGATTTATTTCATCGCCTAAATGTTATTCGTGTCGTGTTACCTACTTTGCGAGAGCGTAAAGAAGATATACCTGCATTATTACAACACTTTATGAAAGCATCTGCTAAAGAGTTAGAAACCAATGTTAAAAACGTATCAGATGAGGTGATTGAATACTTGAGTGCTTTAACTTGGCCAGGGAACATTAGGCAGTTAGAAAACGTTTGTAGATGGTTAACAGTTATGGCATCAAGTAATGAAATTCGAATGCAAGACTTACCTGCCGAAATGCTTAAAGATGAAATGTCGGTTACAGATATTGCAAGTTGGCAAGCATTACTAAGAGAGTGGGCAGATCAAGAATTATCAAAAGGAAATGAATCCATACTCGATCGTGCAATGCCTGAATTTGAGTCCATTATGATAAAAGCTGCAATGCGTAAAACCAATGGTAAAAGACAAGAGGCCGCAAAACTATTGGGTTGGGGTAGGAATACGTTAACTAGGAAGATCCAAGAGCTGGATTTGTTTCAATCATAA
- a CDS encoding glutamate--ammonia ligase, with amino-acid sequence MSASDVIKQLSDEDIQFVDFRFTDTKGKEQHVSVPASTVEESVFESGKMFDGSSIAGWKGINESDMILMPDASTAVVDPFFSDSTMILRCDILEPATMEGYGRDPRSVGKRAEAYLNSTGIADTAYFGPEPEFFVFDDIKWGNEMSGAFYKVDSDESAWNSGKNFEDGNIGHRPGVKGGYFPVPPVDSLQDLRSAMCQVLEEMGVPVEVHHHEVGTAGQCEIGTRFSTLTERADWNQIMKYVVHNVAHNYGKTATFMPKPIVGDNGSGMHVHMSLVKEGNNLFQGDLYGNLSQTALYYIGGIIKHARAINAFSNASTNSYKRLVPGFEAPVMLAYSARNRSASIRIPYESNPKGRRIEVRFGDPTGNPYLTFAAMMMAGLDGIQNQIDPGPANDKDLYDLPPEEEANIPTVCSSLDQALEALDNDRDFLKAGGVFSDDCIDGYIALKMEEVTALRMSTHPIEFDMYYSC; translated from the coding sequence ATGTCCGCGAGTGATGTGATCAAACAATTAAGTGACGAAGATATTCAATTCGTTGATTTCCGATTTACGGATACTAAAGGCAAGGAGCAACATGTTTCAGTACCTGCTTCCACTGTAGAAGAAAGTGTTTTTGAGTCTGGCAAAATGTTTGATGGCTCATCCATTGCCGGTTGGAAGGGTATTAATGAATCTGACATGATTTTAATGCCGGATGCTAGCACTGCAGTGGTTGATCCTTTCTTTAGCGATTCCACCATGATTCTTCGCTGCGATATTCTTGAGCCTGCAACGATGGAAGGCTATGGGCGTGATCCACGTTCGGTGGGCAAGCGTGCAGAGGCATATTTAAACTCTACAGGTATCGCAGATACTGCTTACTTCGGACCTGAACCTGAATTTTTTGTCTTTGACGATATTAAATGGGGCAATGAAATGTCAGGAGCATTTTACAAAGTCGACTCTGACGAATCTGCATGGAACTCTGGGAAAAACTTTGAAGATGGCAACATAGGCCACCGTCCTGGTGTTAAAGGTGGCTACTTCCCGGTTCCTCCTGTCGATTCTTTGCAAGATCTTCGCTCAGCCATGTGCCAAGTGCTAGAAGAAATGGGTGTTCCTGTAGAAGTTCATCACCATGAAGTGGGTACTGCAGGGCAATGTGAAATTGGTACACGATTCAGCACGTTAACAGAACGTGCAGATTGGAACCAGATTATGAAATATGTAGTGCACAATGTTGCACATAACTACGGTAAAACTGCGACATTTATGCCTAAGCCTATTGTTGGAGATAATGGTAGTGGTATGCATGTACACATGTCTTTAGTTAAAGAAGGCAATAACTTATTCCAAGGCGACCTTTACGGTAATCTTTCGCAAACAGCTTTGTATTACATCGGTGGCATCATTAAACATGCGCGAGCAATTAATGCATTCTCTAATGCGAGTACTAATAGTTACAAACGACTAGTACCAGGATTTGAAGCACCCGTGATGTTGGCCTACTCAGCACGTAATCGTTCTGCATCTATTCGTATCCCGTATGAATCAAATCCTAAAGGTAGAAGAATAGAAGTACGTTTTGGCGATCCTACTGGCAATCCATATCTTACATTTGCAGCGATGATGATGGCTGGTTTGGATGGAATACAAAATCAGATCGATCCAGGTCCTGCTAACGATAAAGATTTATACGATCTACCTCCTGAAGAAGAAGCGAACATTCCAACTGTTTGTTCTTCATTAGACCAAGCATTGGAAGCATTAGACAATGATCGTGACTTCCTTAAAGCTGGCGGAGTATTCTCTGATGACTGTATCGACGGTTACATTGCATTGAAAATGGAAGAAGTTACCGCACTACGCATGTCAACTCACCCAATTGAGTTTGATATGTATTACAGCTGTTAA
- a CDS encoding glycine--tRNA ligase subunit beta → MNNKKDLLIEIGTEDLPARLLLNMSNEFGELICKQIGDAELSYSSHEIYCTPRRLAIVVCDLDIKQKDQVIERKGPKALVAFDKEGKPTQAAIGFAKSCGVDATQLEVDDDPDNPRLTFSEKRMGQNTSELIPQIIESSIKKISVPKRMRWNNSDSEFIRPIRWLLVILGSETINTTLFGVKAGNVTHGHRFHTAKEITVKHPSAYKELLQIKGHVLADFKERQETILQQVEKLAKQVGGTASYTQALLDEITGLVEWPCALLGEFNAQFLEVHKELLISTMQDNQKYIPLLDEHGELLPQFIIVSNIDSKDPATVKRGNEKVIVPRFEDAMFFWQRDKNINIEENLVKLENVIYEKQLGTLKDKIERVSQLAVYLSNDTNATKKDCERAVELSKCDLVSETVAEFPKLQGIIGRNLAFINNESEQVCVAIEEQYLPKHSGGTLPISPVGITLGLADRIDTLIGIFAIGKKPTGLKDPYGLRRAALAVLRIIIETPLNINLSKCLEKAASFFPSALQADKAVEEVNEYINERYRAYFSDRDIPVDVIDSVLANHPTHPSDVAAKIDALVSFRKLPNAESLAAANKRIRNILKKIDRENIGQVDSSLFKENAENILHSALENLSNDVEKLFKENKYEQALSKLAELRQPVDSFFDDVMVMDKDEKLKANRIALLSRIDSLFMHVADFSRLQS, encoded by the coding sequence ATGAACAATAAAAAAGATTTATTAATTGAAATAGGAACAGAAGACTTACCTGCTAGATTACTATTAAATATGTCTAATGAATTTGGCGAATTAATCTGCAAACAGATTGGCGATGCTGAGCTTTCCTATTCAAGTCATGAAATATATTGCACGCCTCGCCGTCTAGCGATCGTAGTATGTGACTTAGATATAAAACAAAAAGATCAAGTCATTGAACGCAAAGGCCCAAAAGCGTTGGTTGCCTTTGACAAAGAAGGAAAACCTACTCAAGCAGCCATTGGTTTTGCAAAGTCCTGTGGAGTTGATGCGACACAATTAGAAGTGGATGACGACCCTGACAACCCCAGACTCACTTTCAGTGAAAAACGTATGGGTCAAAACACTAGTGAGTTGATACCCCAGATAATTGAATCATCTATAAAGAAAATAAGTGTTCCTAAACGTATGCGCTGGAATAATTCTGACTCAGAATTTATTCGCCCCATTCGTTGGTTATTGGTAATACTAGGTTCAGAAACCATTAATACCACCTTGTTTGGAGTAAAAGCTGGAAATGTGACACATGGACATCGTTTCCACACCGCAAAAGAAATTACAGTAAAGCATCCCTCCGCTTATAAAGAACTGCTGCAAATCAAAGGTCACGTGCTTGCAGACTTCAAAGAACGTCAAGAAACCATCTTGCAACAAGTTGAGAAACTTGCGAAGCAAGTTGGTGGTACGGCTTCTTACACACAAGCATTACTAGATGAAATCACGGGCTTAGTGGAGTGGCCATGTGCTCTATTAGGAGAATTTAATGCGCAATTTTTAGAAGTGCATAAAGAGCTACTTATCAGCACGATGCAGGATAATCAGAAATACATACCATTGCTCGATGAACATGGCGAGTTATTGCCACAATTTATTATTGTCAGCAATATAGATAGCAAAGACCCAGCTACCGTTAAACGCGGCAATGAAAAAGTTATTGTGCCACGCTTTGAAGATGCGATGTTTTTCTGGCAGCGAGATAAAAATATAAATATAGAAGAAAATTTAGTAAAGCTAGAAAATGTTATTTATGAAAAACAACTAGGAACACTAAAAGATAAAATTGAGCGCGTCAGCCAACTAGCAGTTTATTTATCAAATGATACTAATGCTACTAAAAAGGATTGCGAACGTGCAGTAGAACTAAGCAAGTGCGATTTAGTCAGTGAAACTGTTGCTGAGTTCCCGAAGTTGCAAGGAATCATTGGGCGAAATTTAGCCTTTATTAATAATGAATCTGAACAAGTATGCGTAGCAATTGAAGAGCAATACCTGCCTAAGCACTCTGGTGGCACACTACCTATATCGCCAGTAGGAATAACACTTGGCTTAGCAGATCGTATTGATACACTCATTGGCATTTTTGCGATTGGCAAAAAACCTACTGGGCTAAAAGACCCTTATGGATTACGTCGAGCGGCTCTTGCTGTACTGCGTATCATAATTGAAACACCTTTGAATATTAATCTTAGTAAATGCTTAGAAAAAGCAGCGTCTTTTTTCCCGTCAGCGTTACAAGCTGATAAAGCTGTTGAGGAAGTAAATGAGTATATAAATGAACGCTATCGCGCCTATTTTTCTGATCGTGATATTCCAGTAGATGTAATCGATTCTGTGTTAGCCAACCACCCCACGCATCCTAGCGATGTAGCTGCGAAGATTGATGCGCTAGTAAGTTTCCGCAAGCTGCCCAACGCAGAGAGTCTCGCAGCTGCCAATAAACGTATTCGTAATATTCTGAAAAAGATTGATCGTGAAAATATAGGTCAAGTAGATTCGAGTTTATTCAAGGAAAATGCCGAAAACATCTTGCATAGTGCCTTAGAAAATTTATCCAATGATGTTGAAAAACTATTTAAAGAAAACAAATATGAGCAAGCATTAAGTAAATTAGCTGAATTGCGGCAACCGGTAGATAGTTTTTTTGATGACGTAATGGTTATGGATAAAGATGAGAAATTAAAAGCAAATCGTATAGCTTTATTATCAAGAATCGATTCATTATTTATGCATGTTGCAGATTTTTCCAGGTTGCAGTCATAA
- the gmhB gene encoding D-glycero-beta-D-manno-heptose 1,7-bisphosphate 7-phosphatase, whose protein sequence is MSELKAVVLDRDGVINEESDEFVKTPEEWIAIEGSLKAIAKLNHAKIKVFIASNQSGIARELFNYNALNQIHQKMLAELAQHGGHLDGIFICPDLESECRKPKTGMLVEIEKRAHLSLEKAPFIGDSLRDVQAAITHGSQPILVRTGNGSVTAQSEQLPRNIPIYDDLAQAVDTLLSV, encoded by the coding sequence ATGAGTGAATTAAAAGCTGTTGTTCTAGATCGTGATGGAGTAATAAACGAAGAGTCAGATGAGTTTGTAAAAACGCCCGAGGAATGGATTGCAATTGAGGGCAGCCTGAAAGCCATCGCAAAACTCAATCATGCAAAAATAAAAGTATTTATAGCATCCAATCAATCTGGTATTGCACGTGAGTTATTTAATTACAATGCGCTCAACCAGATTCATCAAAAAATGCTAGCAGAGCTCGCACAACATGGTGGCCACCTCGATGGAATTTTTATCTGCCCAGATCTTGAAAGTGAATGTCGAAAACCTAAAACTGGCATGTTGGTTGAAATTGAAAAACGCGCGCATCTTTCACTGGAGAAAGCTCCTTTTATAGGGGACTCTTTACGTGATGTCCAGGCAGCTATCACTCATGGCTCACAACCTATATTGGTACGCACAGGTAATGGTTCGGTAACCGCGCAAAGCGAGCAGTTGCCTCGTAACATTCCTATTTACGATGATCTTGCTCAAGCAGTCGATACCTTACTTTCCGTATAA
- a CDS encoding PAS domain-containing protein, whose amino-acid sequence MADINHHKNILDNLALAVFLVDEKLFIKYLNPAAEEIVGTGVRHALNRSLTDFIQDTDGELIKRIQDSIQSVHPITQREVCMKCLGGSELIIDCSTTPMISKKKGSVCLLEISKVDRMVRISREEHILSETQATQSMLRGLAHEIKNPLGGLRGAAQLLAGELTETSLHEYTDVIISEADRLRKLVDRMFGPNIMPAKKLVNVHHVLEHIRHLALAETPTGVEFKIDYDPSIPEIIADRDLLVQAVLNIVRNAVRAADRYTNEVKPEITQKTRILRQYTLGDVMHRLVVEISVTDNGPGIKEELKSQIFFPMVSGSADDKGLGLSISQNLINLHGGLIEFDSMPGHTQFRVLLPLSAEDQLSLKK is encoded by the coding sequence ATGGCAGATATAAATCATCATAAGAACATATTAGACAACCTTGCATTGGCTGTGTTTTTGGTTGATGAAAAGCTATTCATAAAATATCTAAATCCTGCTGCTGAAGAAATTGTAGGTACGGGCGTGCGACATGCATTGAATCGATCTCTAACCGATTTTATTCAAGATACGGATGGTGAACTCATAAAGCGAATTCAAGACTCTATTCAAAGTGTCCATCCCATTACCCAGCGTGAAGTGTGTATGAAGTGTTTAGGTGGAAGTGAATTAATCATCGATTGTTCTACTACCCCCATGATTAGTAAAAAAAAAGGTTCAGTATGTTTGCTTGAAATTTCTAAAGTCGATCGCATGGTCAGAATAAGTCGTGAAGAACATATATTGTCAGAAACACAAGCCACACAAAGTATGTTGCGAGGTTTAGCGCATGAAATAAAAAATCCATTAGGCGGTTTGCGCGGTGCAGCACAATTATTAGCAGGAGAACTTACTGAGACTTCATTGCACGAATATACAGACGTTATTATCAGTGAAGCAGATCGTTTAAGAAAATTAGTAGATCGTATGTTTGGCCCGAACATTATGCCTGCAAAAAAATTAGTCAACGTGCACCACGTATTAGAACATATTCGCCATTTGGCCCTTGCGGAAACTCCCACTGGAGTTGAATTTAAGATTGATTATGACCCAAGTATTCCGGAGATTATTGCCGACCGTGATTTACTGGTGCAAGCCGTTCTAAATATTGTCCGCAATGCAGTGCGTGCTGCAGATAGATATACGAATGAAGTAAAACCTGAAATAACTCAAAAAACTCGCATATTGAGACAATATACTTTAGGCGATGTTATGCATCGTTTGGTTGTCGAGATCAGCGTGACTGATAATGGTCCGGGAATAAAAGAAGAACTTAAATCACAAATTTTTTTCCCCATGGTGTCTGGAAGCGCAGACGACAAAGGTCTTGGCTTATCAATATCTCAAAATTTAATTAATTTGCACGGTGGATTAATTGAATTTGATTCTATGCCGGGGCATACACAGTTTCGTGTATTGCTACCATTAAGTGCTGAAGACCAGCTTAGCTTAAAAAAATAA
- the glyQ gene encoding glycine--tRNA ligase subunit alpha: MSDPKIISFQQLIQRLEQFWAAQGCVIEQSYDVEMGAGTFHPSTFLRAIGPEAWRACYPQPCRRPTDGRYGDNPNRLQRYFQFQVVLKPSPDNIQDLYIESLTSLNVDPLIHDIRFVEDNWESPTLGAWGLGWEVWLDGMEISQFTYFQQIGGLDCKPVTGEITYGLERIAMYLQNVDSVYDLVWSQHNDDKIYYRDIYHQNEVEQSTYNFEHANTEALFKAFDASENECLHLVEKKISVAAYDHVLKCSHAFNLLDARQVISVTERQQYILRIRKLAQNVANCYLESREELGFPLEK, translated from the coding sequence ATGTCCGATCCAAAAATTATAAGCTTTCAACAACTTATCCAACGACTCGAGCAGTTTTGGGCTGCACAAGGCTGTGTGATTGAGCAATCCTATGATGTGGAAATGGGCGCAGGCACATTTCACCCGAGTACTTTCTTGCGGGCTATTGGACCTGAAGCATGGAGAGCTTGCTATCCACAACCGTGCCGTCGGCCAACAGATGGACGTTATGGAGATAACCCCAATCGCTTGCAGCGTTATTTTCAATTTCAAGTAGTGCTAAAACCTTCTCCAGACAATATTCAAGACTTATACATAGAGTCGCTCACTTCACTGAACGTTGACCCTCTCATTCATGATATTCGATTTGTTGAAGATAATTGGGAGTCACCTACTTTAGGCGCTTGGGGCTTAGGCTGGGAAGTTTGGCTCGATGGCATGGAAATTTCACAGTTCACCTATTTTCAACAGATTGGTGGCTTAGACTGCAAACCCGTTACCGGTGAAATTACATACGGCTTAGAACGCATCGCTATGTATTTGCAAAATGTTGACAGCGTTTATGATCTAGTTTGGTCTCAACATAATGACGATAAAATCTACTACCGAGATATTTATCACCAAAACGAAGTTGAGCAATCTACTTATAATTTTGAGCATGCAAATACCGAAGCATTGTTTAAAGCATTCGATGCAAGCGAAAATGAATGCTTACACTTAGTTGAAAAAAAAATATCAGTTGCTGCATATGACCATGTATTGAAGTGCTCACATGCATTTAATTTATTAGACGCACGCCAAGTCATCTCGGTTACTGAACGTCAGCAATATATATTACGAATACGAAAACTCGCTCAGAATGTTGCTAACTGCTATTTAGAAAGCCGTGAAGAACTAGGTTTCCCATTAGAAAAGTAA
- a CDS encoding LysR family transcriptional regulator yields the protein MIDWNDIPFFIAVAECGTLNDAANKLSVNHSTVYRRINTLEKKLGTHLFDRVQDGYSLTETGSSVLEYALNAEISIHSFERTADGEDYRLSGRILITAPSSSLASDYLAPCISLFRKEHPGIKIDVIVSDELQDLSRRDADIALRVIQNPPQSLIGRKVCNISWDLYASQQYLNKYGKPQSMKDLGNHKLIGTNGQFLSVPAYKYFNEMCPIDNYVCKASDLLTISALCSQGIGVIILPSNFKNHKLVKLFKVTPNFNEQLWILIHPDLQRSTRINIFSDFLYEYLEKQNFHITEKKK from the coding sequence ATGATAGATTGGAATGATATACCCTTTTTTATAGCTGTCGCAGAATGCGGCACTCTTAATGATGCAGCTAACAAACTTTCAGTTAATCACTCCACTGTTTATCGTCGTATAAACACTCTAGAAAAAAAACTTGGAACACATCTTTTTGATAGGGTTCAAGATGGATATTCTTTAACCGAAACTGGCTCATCTGTTTTAGAATATGCATTAAATGCAGAAATCTCTATTCACAGTTTTGAACGTACTGCTGACGGCGAAGACTACCGGTTATCAGGAAGAATACTTATAACTGCTCCCTCTTCGTCACTCGCATCAGATTATTTAGCGCCCTGTATTTCACTATTCCGCAAGGAGCATCCCGGTATAAAAATAGATGTAATAGTAAGTGATGAGCTACAAGATCTATCTAGACGAGATGCTGATATAGCATTACGTGTCATCCAGAATCCACCCCAATCTTTAATTGGCCGTAAAGTTTGCAATATCAGTTGGGATCTCTATGCAAGCCAACAATACTTAAATAAATATGGGAAGCCTCAATCTATGAAAGATTTAGGAAACCATAAACTTATCGGAACAAATGGACAATTTCTTAGTGTGCCTGCATATAAATATTTTAATGAAATGTGCCCAATTGATAACTACGTGTGCAAAGCTAGTGACTTATTAACGATTTCTGCACTATGCTCACAAGGAATAGGCGTGATAATTTTGCCATCTAATTTTAAAAACCACAAACTAGTAAAATTATTTAAAGTGACGCCAAATTTCAATGAGCAGCTTTGGATATTGATTCACCCAGACTTACAACGATCTACGCGTATTAATATATTTAGTGATTTTTTATATGAATATTTAGAGAAACAAAATTTTCATATAACTGAAAAAAAGAAGTAG
- a CDS encoding 1-acyl-sn-glycerol-3-phosphate acyltransferase, which yields MQTLRSWLFLVGMAVLTFFFGFTSLLTVVLPYRVRYRFITYWSASNLWWLRITCGLNFQVIGKENIPDHPCIVMSNHQSTWETMAIGPIFPPLTWVVKRELFFVPIFGWGLALTQPIALNRSAGRRAVDQLVEQGVKKIRKGRWILIFPEGTRTPPGTKRKFKIGGAMLAEKSGAPIIPVAHNSGTFWARKQLTKKSGTINMIIGQEIITQGKTAEQINQEVYEWISAQRDAMEIE from the coding sequence TTGCAAACTTTACGATCGTGGCTGTTCTTAGTAGGCATGGCGGTGCTTACTTTCTTTTTTGGCTTTACATCCCTGCTCACAGTTGTTCTGCCTTATAGAGTGCGATATCGATTCATTACTTATTGGAGCGCTAGCAACTTATGGTGGCTACGAATTACTTGTGGATTAAATTTTCAGGTAATCGGTAAAGAAAACATTCCTGATCATCCCTGTATAGTCATGTCTAATCATCAATCTACTTGGGAAACCATGGCAATAGGGCCTATCTTCCCGCCATTAACTTGGGTGGTTAAAAGGGAGCTGTTTTTTGTGCCCATTTTCGGCTGGGGCTTAGCGCTCACCCAACCCATTGCTTTAAACAGAAGTGCTGGAAGAAGAGCGGTCGATCAACTAGTTGAGCAGGGTGTAAAAAAAATAAGAAAAGGCCGCTGGATACTTATTTTCCCCGAAGGCACGCGCACCCCACCTGGTACCAAACGTAAATTTAAAATTGGCGGCGCAATGTTAGCGGAAAAATCAGGGGCACCAATCATTCCTGTTGCGCATAACTCAGGCACTTTTTGGGCGCGCAAACAACTCACCAAAAAATCCGGTACGATAAATATGATTATTGGTCAGGAAATAATTACTCAAGGGAAAACAGCCGAGCAAATCAATCAAGAAGTGTACGAATGGATTAGCGCGCAGCGCGACGCAATGGAAATCGAATAA
- a CDS encoding DUF4124 domain-containing protein — MRISLTIFIVMLITTCLHNVQAEIYTCKDAKGNTVYTDSPSACANAEEVKVDALPTLIPTKSLVTSNSNRAVKEDDKNAYSELVITSPSNDATFRDNQGNLTINFRVNPALQTRKGHKFVVTVGGAEVYTGTSTITALNNVDRGTHVITVKVVDADGSAKITATPVSVTLQRYSALQNTENSSNDGSDDPGITRNGNLPSNTKFNRQATPPPPPPAPAPPSPGINN; from the coding sequence ATGCGTATTAGCCTTACCATTTTCATTGTTATGTTAATCACGACCTGCTTACACAATGTGCAAGCGGAGATTTATACCTGTAAAGATGCAAAAGGCAATACTGTGTATACAGATTCCCCAAGTGCATGCGCTAATGCTGAAGAAGTAAAAGTCGATGCATTACCTACGTTAATTCCAACAAAGTCGCTAGTGACTTCTAATAGCAATCGTGCTGTTAAAGAAGACGATAAAAATGCTTATTCCGAGCTTGTTATTACATCTCCAAGTAATGATGCTACGTTTAGAGATAACCAAGGCAACCTTACGATTAACTTTCGTGTGAACCCTGCCTTACAAACACGTAAAGGCCATAAGTTTGTGGTTACCGTTGGTGGCGCAGAGGTATACACTGGAACCAGTACCATTACCGCACTAAATAATGTTGATCGTGGGACGCATGTCATCACAGTAAAAGTAGTAGATGCAGATGGTAGTGCTAAGATCACTGCAACCCCAGTGAGCGTTACCTTACAGCGGTATTCTGCTTTACAAAATACTGAAAATTCATCGAACGATGGAAGTGATGATCCTGGCATTACTCGGAATGGTAATTTACCTAGCAACACAAAATTTAATAGACAAGCTACTCCCCCGCCGCCTCCGCCAGCACCGGCACCACCATCTCCAGGCATAAACAACTAA